The Amycolatopsis sp. DG1A-15b genome window below encodes:
- a CDS encoding carboxymuconolactone decarboxylase family protein, whose amino-acid sequence MNAVRLPVDKLAPHINRALNSLDAASRKVSLEPALLELVRARASQLNGCAYCVDMHTKDARTGGETEQRLYALPVWRETPFFTDRERAALELTEAATRLVDGPVTDEVFGRAAAEFTEVELAELIWTITVINAWNRLGATARPWPLD is encoded by the coding sequence ATGAACGCCGTACGACTCCCCGTCGACAAGCTGGCACCGCACATCAACCGCGCGCTCAACTCGCTCGACGCGGCCTCCCGCAAGGTCAGCCTGGAGCCCGCGCTGCTGGAACTGGTGCGAGCGCGCGCTTCCCAGCTCAACGGCTGCGCCTACTGCGTCGACATGCACACCAAGGACGCGCGTACCGGTGGTGAGACCGAGCAGCGGCTCTACGCGCTGCCGGTGTGGCGCGAGACGCCGTTCTTCACCGACCGTGAACGGGCGGCACTCGAGCTGACCGAGGCGGCGACCCGGCTCGTCGACGGCCCCGTCACCGACGAGGTGTTCGGCCGGGCGGCCGCCGAGTTCACCGAGGTCGAGCTCGCCGAGCTGATCTGGACCATCACCGTGATCAACGCCTGGAACCGGCTCGGCGCCACCGCCCGGCCCTGGCCGCTGGACTGA
- a CDS encoding Type 1 glutamine amidotransferase-like domain-containing protein: MRLFLSSWKLGDAPELLDDLAGDVRTAAVIGNALDALPGPARRQATGREVALLRDRGYSVSEVDLRDHFGASKGLAERLSGFGVIWVHGGNPFVLRLAMALSGADGILPGLLRRDAVVYAGWSAGACVLSPSLRGLELVDDPADTVTAYDLPAIWEGLGLLDYAFVPHYRSPIPESEPIERVVERYDREGVPYRTLRDGEVTIIDRPSTPANR; encoded by the coding sequence ATGCGTTTGTTCCTTTCCTCCTGGAAACTCGGGGACGCCCCCGAACTTCTGGACGACCTCGCCGGCGACGTCCGGACCGCGGCCGTCATCGGCAACGCGCTGGACGCCCTCCCGGGTCCGGCGAGACGGCAGGCCACCGGCCGCGAGGTTGCACTGCTTCGCGACCGTGGCTACTCAGTGTCCGAAGTGGACTTACGTGACCATTTCGGTGCTTCGAAAGGACTCGCGGAGCGCTTGTCCGGCTTCGGGGTCATCTGGGTCCACGGCGGCAACCCGTTCGTCCTGCGGCTGGCGATGGCCCTCAGCGGCGCCGACGGGATCCTGCCCGGCCTGCTCCGGCGCGACGCCGTCGTCTACGCGGGCTGGAGCGCGGGCGCCTGCGTCCTGTCGCCCAGCCTCCGCGGCCTCGAACTCGTCGACGACCCCGCGGACACCGTCACCGCCTACGACCTGCCGGCGATCTGGGAAGGGCTCGGTCTCTTGGACTACGCCTTCGTCCCCCACTACCGCTCTCCGATCCCCGAGAGCGAGCCCATCGAGCGCGTCGTCGAGCGCTACGACCGCGAAGGAGTTCCGTACCGCACCCTCCGCGACGGCGAGGTCACCATCATCGACCGGCCGTCGACTCCCGCGAACCGCTGA
- a CDS encoding zinc-binding dehydrogenase — MITEAGRLRVRIDTGLSLAQAAKAPEIGEAGHAAGKIVLTVFA, encoded by the coding sequence ATGATCACCGAAGCCGGGCGACTGCGGGTCCGCATCGACACTGGCTTGTCGTTGGCACAGGCGGCCAAGGCCCCCGAAATCGGCGAAGCGGGCCATGCCGCCGGAAAGATCGTCCTCACCGTCTTCGCCTGA